One window from the genome of Bradyrhizobium xenonodulans encodes:
- a CDS encoding TetR/AcrR family transcriptional regulator produces MTRKARASRKAAPSQRKRRAAGDTGRGLSRERIAAAAMTLVDRDGLARFSTRRLGEELGCEAMSIYHHFPSKAHLMDALVDLMLAEAQVAMEPQWDWRERLRRAAHGFRAMALKHPAFFPFFAVHRLNTQAGVAYIDGIIGILRDAGFSDREAAIYFRELGYYLTGAALDETAGYASGPSSPEPVSNETIVASFKHLAAAAPFFRSAHFQATFETGLEILLSGIERSRSP; encoded by the coding sequence ATGACCAGAAAAGCCAGGGCGAGCCGGAAAGCCGCCCCTTCACAGCGCAAGCGCCGGGCCGCTGGCGACACGGGCAGAGGGCTGTCCCGCGAGCGGATTGCGGCCGCCGCGATGACGCTGGTCGATCGCGATGGTCTGGCCAGGTTCTCGACGCGCAGACTGGGCGAGGAACTCGGCTGCGAGGCCATGAGCATCTATCACCACTTCCCGAGCAAGGCGCATTTGATGGACGCACTGGTCGACCTGATGCTCGCGGAGGCACAGGTTGCGATGGAGCCGCAATGGGACTGGCGCGAGCGCCTGCGCCGGGCCGCGCACGGCTTCCGCGCCATGGCGCTGAAGCACCCCGCGTTCTTCCCGTTCTTCGCAGTGCATCGCCTCAACACGCAGGCCGGGGTCGCCTATATCGACGGAATCATCGGCATCCTGCGTGACGCCGGCTTCTCCGACCGCGAGGCAGCGATCTATTTTCGCGAGCTCGGCTACTACCTCACGGGGGCGGCCCTGGATGAGACGGCGGGCTACGCCAGCGGGCCTTCGTCGCCCGAGCCCGTCTCCAATGAGACCATCGTCGCCAGCTTCAAGCACCTTGCCGCGGCCGCGCCCTTTTTCCGGTCGGCGCATTTTCAGGCCACGTTCGAGACAGGTCTCGAAATCCTGCTCAGCGGGATCGAACGCTCGCGCTCGCCGTGA
- a CDS encoding proton-translocating transhydrogenase family protein — MEHVAQVVDPFVFRLSIFVLAVFVGYFVVWSVTPALHTPLMSVTNAISSVIVVGALLAVGVGMVSSGSGWARGFGFIALIFACVNIFGGFLVTQRMLAMYKKKSK, encoded by the coding sequence ATGGAGCATGTTGCACAGGTCGTCGACCCCTTCGTCTTCCGGCTGTCGATCTTCGTCCTCGCCGTCTTCGTCGGCTATTTCGTGGTGTGGTCGGTGACGCCGGCGCTGCACACGCCGCTGATGAGCGTGACCAACGCGATCTCCTCGGTGATCGTGGTCGGCGCGCTGCTCGCGGTCGGCGTCGGCATGGTTTCGAGCGGCTCGGGCTGGGCGCGCGGCTTCGGCTTCATCGCGCTCATCTTCGCCTGCGTAAACATCTTTGGCGGCTTCCTTGTCACCCAGCGCATGCTGGCGATGTACAAGAAGAAGTCGAAGTAA
- a CDS encoding Re/Si-specific NAD(P)(+) transhydrogenase subunit alpha codes for MKIAVAKEIDPSEPRVAASPDTVKKFKALGAEIAVEPGAGLKSGLPDSEFTAVGATVSADALKDADIIIKVKRPEASELAQYKRGALVIAIMDPYGNEAALKTIADAGVSAFAMELMPRITRAQVMDVLSSQANLAGYRAVIEGAEAFGRAFPMMMTAAGTVPAAKVFVMGVGVAGLQAIATARRLGAIVTATDVRPATKEQVESLGAKFLAVEDEEFKNAQTAGGYAKEMSKEYQAKQAALTAEHIKKQDIVITTALIPGRPAPKLVSGEMVKSMKPGSVLVDLAVERGGNVEGAKAGEVVDLDGIKIVGYTNVAGRVAASASSLYARNLFSFIETMVDKNEKKLAVNWDDELVKATALTKDGAVIHPNFQPKA; via the coding sequence ATGAAGATCGCCGTTGCCAAGGAAATCGATCCGTCGGAGCCGCGTGTCGCCGCTTCGCCCGATACGGTGAAGAAATTCAAGGCGCTGGGCGCCGAGATCGCGGTCGAGCCGGGCGCCGGCCTCAAGTCGGGCCTGCCGGATTCCGAATTCACCGCCGTGGGCGCCACCGTGAGCGCCGACGCGCTGAAGGATGCGGACATCATCATCAAGGTGAAGCGCCCCGAGGCGTCCGAGCTCGCGCAGTACAAGCGTGGCGCGCTCGTCATCGCCATCATGGATCCTTACGGCAACGAAGCAGCGCTGAAGACGATCGCCGATGCCGGCGTCTCCGCCTTCGCGATGGAGCTGATGCCGCGCATCACCCGTGCGCAGGTGATGGACGTGCTGTCCTCGCAGGCGAACCTTGCCGGCTACCGCGCCGTGATTGAGGGTGCCGAGGCCTTCGGCCGCGCCTTCCCGATGATGATGACCGCAGCCGGCACCGTGCCCGCCGCGAAAGTTTTCGTGATGGGCGTCGGCGTCGCCGGTCTCCAGGCGATCGCGACCGCGCGCCGTCTCGGCGCCATCGTCACTGCGACCGACGTGCGGCCCGCGACGAAAGAGCAGGTCGAATCGCTCGGTGCGAAGTTCCTCGCCGTCGAGGACGAGGAGTTCAAGAACGCGCAGACCGCCGGCGGCTACGCCAAGGAAATGTCGAAAGAGTACCAGGCCAAGCAGGCCGCGCTCACCGCCGAGCACATCAAGAAGCAGGATATCGTGATCACGACCGCGCTGATCCCGGGCCGGCCGGCGCCGAAGCTCGTCTCTGGCGAGATGGTCAAGTCGATGAAGCCGGGTTCGGTGCTGGTCGATCTCGCCGTCGAGCGCGGCGGCAATGTCGAGGGCGCCAAAGCCGGCGAAGTCGTCGACCTCGATGGCATCAAGATCGTCGGCTACACCAATGTCGCCGGCCGCGTCGCGGCCTCGGCCTCGAGCCTGTACGCACGCAATCTGTTCTCCTTCATCGAGACCATGGTCGACAAGAATGAGAAGAAGCTCGCCGTGAACTGGGACGATGAACTCGTCAAGGCGACCGCGCTGACCAAGGACGGCGCCGTGATCCACCCGAACTTCCAGCCGAAGGCATAA
- a CDS encoding sterol desaturase family protein: protein MSAIDLFGLLVPVTYLAMLGIERLIPARHFPDIPYWRLRGFCFLTVQGLLATLTPLLLPEAWLERHRLMDLTGLGVAGGAALGYAVLSLVNYGWHRSAHTFPLMWRLFHQIHHSPQRMDMSGAALFHPLETIAFFMIASVITTLVLGLDPVAAAATGYIAAFYGYFQHMNVRTPQWLGYIIQRPEAHCVHHQRDVHAFNYGDLPIWDMLFGTFRNPASFEGAVGFEQPATDRFGAMLGFVDVNEPVAGQNSLGRGPTSTG, encoded by the coding sequence ATGTCCGCAATTGACCTGTTCGGCCTGCTGGTGCCGGTCACCTATCTGGCGATGCTGGGAATCGAGCGCCTGATTCCGGCGCGGCATTTTCCTGACATTCCCTATTGGCGGCTCAGGGGCTTCTGCTTCCTGACGGTGCAGGGCCTGTTGGCCACGTTGACCCCGCTACTGCTTCCGGAAGCGTGGCTGGAGCGGCACCGGTTGATGGACCTCACCGGCCTCGGCGTCGCTGGCGGCGCGGCGCTGGGCTATGCCGTGCTGTCACTGGTCAATTACGGATGGCATCGCAGCGCGCACACATTCCCCCTGATGTGGCGGCTGTTCCACCAGATCCATCACAGTCCCCAGCGCATGGACATGTCGGGCGCGGCGCTCTTCCATCCGCTCGAGACGATCGCGTTCTTCATGATCGCATCGGTGATCACGACGCTGGTGCTCGGGCTCGATCCGGTCGCAGCCGCCGCGACCGGCTACATCGCCGCCTTCTACGGCTATTTCCAGCACATGAATGTCCGCACGCCGCAATGGCTCGGCTACATCATCCAGCGGCCGGAGGCGCACTGCGTCCACCATCAGCGTGACGTGCACGCCTTCAACTATGGCGACCTGCCGATCTGGGACATGCTGTTCGGCACCTTCCGCAATCCGGCAAGCTTCGAGGGCGCGGTCGGGTTCGAGCAGCCCGCGACCGACCGTTTCGGCGCGATGCTGGGCTTCGTCGACGTGAATGAGCCCGTGGCCGGGCAGAACAGCCTCGGTCGCGGCCCCACCTCGACCGGCTAA
- a CDS encoding aa3-type cytochrome c oxidase subunit IV, protein MADHSEVAYTTADGNDYVAHEQTYEGFIKLVKYGTASVALIVILMAIFLT, encoded by the coding sequence ATGGCTGACCATAGCGAAGTGGCGTACACCACCGCCGACGGCAACGACTACGTTGCCCACGAGCAGACCTATGAGGGCTTCATCAAGCTGGTGAAGTACGGCACGGCCTCGGTCGCGCTCATCGTGATCCTGATGGCGATCTTCCTGACCTGA
- a CDS encoding NAD(P)(+) transhydrogenase (Re/Si-specific) subunit beta — MNANLSAFLYLVAGVLFILSLRGLSSPATSRQGNLFGMIGMGIAVATTLASHPPADGVAWILVISGIAIGGAIGAVIARRVPMTSMPELVAAFHSLVGMAAVLVAAGAFYAPEAFDIGTPGNIHPQSLVEMSLGVAIGALTFTGSVIAFLKLSARMSGAPIILPFRHVINIALAIALVVFIVGLVMTGSALDFWLIVILALALGVLMIIPIGGADMPVVISMLNSYSGWAAAGIGFTLGNSALIITGALVGSSGAILSYIMCHAMNRSFISVILGGFGGETAAAGGGSGEQKPAKLGSADDAAFIMKNAQKVIIVPGYGMAVAQAQHALREMGDILKKEGVEVKYAIHPVAGRMPGHMNVLLAEANVPYDEVFELEDINSEFAQADIAFVIGANDVTNPAAEEDKTSPIYGMPVLQVWKAGTVMFIKRSLASGYAGIDNPLFYRDNTMMLLGDAKKVTENIVKAM; from the coding sequence ATGAACGCCAATCTCTCTGCATTTTTGTATCTCGTGGCGGGGGTGCTGTTCATCCTGTCGCTGCGCGGGCTGTCGAGCCCGGCGACGTCGCGCCAGGGCAATCTGTTCGGCATGATCGGCATGGGGATCGCGGTCGCGACCACGCTGGCCAGCCATCCGCCGGCGGACGGCGTCGCCTGGATCCTGGTGATATCAGGTATCGCCATTGGCGGTGCGATCGGCGCGGTGATCGCCCGCCGCGTGCCGATGACCTCGATGCCCGAACTGGTCGCCGCCTTCCACTCGCTGGTCGGCATGGCCGCGGTGCTGGTCGCTGCCGGTGCGTTCTACGCGCCCGAGGCCTTCGACATCGGCACGCCCGGCAACATCCATCCGCAGAGCCTGGTCGAGATGTCGCTCGGTGTCGCCATCGGCGCGCTGACCTTCACCGGCTCGGTGATCGCGTTCCTGAAGCTGTCCGCGCGGATGAGCGGTGCGCCGATCATCCTGCCGTTCCGCCATGTCATCAACATCGCGCTGGCAATCGCGCTCGTCGTCTTCATCGTCGGGCTGGTGATGACGGGCAGCGCGCTCGACTTCTGGCTGATCGTCATCCTCGCCCTGGCGCTCGGCGTGCTCATGATCATCCCGATCGGCGGCGCCGACATGCCGGTCGTGATCTCGATGCTGAACTCCTACTCCGGCTGGGCCGCGGCCGGTATCGGCTTCACGCTCGGCAACTCCGCGCTGATCATCACCGGCGCACTGGTCGGCTCGTCGGGCGCGATCCTGTCCTACATCATGTGCCACGCGATGAACCGGTCCTTCATCTCGGTCATCCTCGGCGGCTTCGGCGGCGAGACCGCCGCGGCCGGCGGCGGCTCGGGCGAGCAGAAGCCCGCCAAGCTCGGCTCGGCCGACGATGCCGCCTTCATCATGAAGAATGCCCAGAAGGTCATCATCGTGCCCGGCTACGGCATGGCGGTGGCGCAGGCCCAGCACGCGCTGCGCGAAATGGGCGACATTCTCAAGAAGGAAGGCGTCGAGGTGAAGTACGCCATTCACCCGGTCGCCGGCCGCATGCCAGGCCACATGAACGTGCTGCTGGCCGAAGCCAACGTGCCCTATGACGAGGTGTTCGAGCTCGAGGACATCAACTCCGAATTCGCGCAGGCCGACATCGCCTTCGTGATCGGCGCCAACGACGTCACCAACCCGGCGGCCGAAGAGGACAAGACCTCGCCGATCTACGGCATGCCCGTGCTCCAGGTCTGGAAGGCCGGCACGGTGATGTTCATCAAGCGCTCGCTCGCGTCCGGCTATGCCGGCATCGACAATCCGCTGTTCTATCGCGACAACACCATGATGCTGCTCGGCGACGCCAAGAAGGTCACCGAGAACATCGTCAAGGCGATGTAG